Proteins encoded together in one Alteribacter keqinensis window:
- a CDS encoding NADP-dependent oxidoreductase: MNTQHQITLAKRPEGLPGQEHFSFEKTDVPSPQKGEVLIQSIYISVDPYMRGRMEDTKSYVEPFQVGRVIDGGVVGKVVESESDKFSKGDYVIGHLGWKEYSTARESIIRKVDKNLAPLSAYLGVLGMPGLTAYFGMTDIGQPEDGETVVISGAAGAVGMIAGQIAKVHGAKVIGIAGSDEKVSLLKEDAGFDEAINYKTTSDIHTALREACPNGVDVYFDNVGGEISDAVYPLLNDFARIPQCGAISSYNKGGDDVGPRIQTYMIKARVRLQGFIVSDYADRFDEGAKQLGMWLQEGKLTYKETINEGFDKIPDAFLGLFSGENTGKQLIKVAEE; the protein is encoded by the coding sequence ATGAACACACAGCATCAGATTACATTGGCAAAACGACCAGAAGGACTTCCCGGACAAGAACATTTTTCATTTGAAAAAACAGACGTTCCTTCACCGCAAAAAGGTGAGGTTCTCATTCAAAGTATTTATATCTCGGTAGACCCTTACATGAGGGGCAGGATGGAAGATACAAAATCATACGTAGAACCCTTTCAGGTTGGACGTGTGATTGATGGCGGAGTTGTCGGAAAAGTCGTAGAGTCTGAGAGTGACAAGTTCAGTAAAGGTGATTATGTTATCGGTCATTTAGGATGGAAGGAATACTCCACAGCCAGGGAATCCATCATCAGAAAGGTTGATAAAAACCTTGCACCGCTCTCAGCCTACCTGGGCGTTCTGGGAATGCCGGGCCTGACCGCCTATTTCGGGATGACCGACATTGGCCAGCCTGAAGACGGAGAAACGGTGGTCATTTCAGGTGCTGCCGGTGCAGTAGGCATGATCGCCGGGCAAATTGCAAAGGTCCACGGTGCCAAAGTGATCGGCATAGCCGGTTCGGATGAAAAAGTGAGCCTGCTGAAAGAAGACGCAGGATTTGATGAAGCCATAAACTATAAAACGACATCTGATATTCATACTGCTTTAAGAGAAGCGTGTCCAAATGGGGTCGATGTTTACTTTGACAATGTAGGCGGGGAGATCTCCGATGCAGTCTATCCTCTGTTAAACGATTTTGCCCGGATTCCTCAATGCGGAGCAATTTCTTCATATAATAAAGGAGGAGATGATGTGGGCCCCCGTATCCAGACTTACATGATTAAGGCACGGGTACGTCTTCAAGGGTTCATTGTGTCGGATTATGCTGACCGCTTTGATGAAGGGGCCAAACAGCTTGGCATGTGGCTTCAAGAAGGTAAACTCACATACAAGGAGACCATTAACGAAGGGTTTGATAAAATTCCTGACGCCTTTCTCGGATTGTTCAGCGGTGAAAATACAGGAAAACAGCTGATTAAGGTAGCTGAGGAATAG
- a CDS encoding diacylglycerol/lipid kinase family protein gives MLYFLINPNAGNGKGKRVWHGIKHAVDKRDEAYIDLWTRFQGHSEELLREIEFQKGDRVIVIGGDGTVHEVLNALAEKTVPVGIIPAGSGNDFARGLKIPSETGEALHKSLEGNVVSIDAGFLGDRLFITAAGAGFDGEVAKITNRSWYKKWFNKINAGHLSYLVSVIRVLIGYKPTSVTLKVDGQSFTYNRVWLIATANMPFYGGGIMICPDATETDGKLDVCVIHGVNKLKAITVLPKALKGSHVGSKGVTVHKGEKIGVTSNRPMTIQCDGEMTGSTPAQIRLQRKAVMVIK, from the coding sequence ATGCTGTACTTTTTAATTAATCCGAATGCTGGAAATGGAAAAGGAAAGCGGGTCTGGCATGGGATTAAACATGCGGTTGACAAGAGAGATGAAGCTTATATTGATTTATGGACCCGGTTTCAGGGCCATAGTGAAGAATTGCTGCGGGAGATTGAATTTCAGAAAGGGGACCGGGTTATCGTTATTGGCGGTGACGGCACGGTGCACGAAGTTTTAAATGCGTTGGCTGAAAAAACGGTCCCTGTGGGTATCATCCCCGCCGGCTCGGGAAATGACTTCGCAAGAGGGTTGAAGATTCCTTCAGAGACCGGGGAGGCATTACACAAAAGTCTTGAAGGTAATGTGGTGTCCATTGATGCAGGGTTCCTGGGTGACCGTTTGTTTATTACAGCTGCCGGTGCAGGATTTGACGGAGAAGTAGCAAAGATCACGAACCGGTCTTGGTATAAAAAGTGGTTTAACAAAATCAATGCTGGACACCTGTCTTACCTGGTGAGTGTAATACGGGTGCTGATCGGCTATAAACCAACATCGGTTACACTGAAGGTGGATGGACAATCATTTACATATAACCGGGTCTGGCTGATCGCTACTGCAAACATGCCCTTTTACGGCGGAGGGATCATGATTTGCCCTGATGCCACAGAAACAGACGGAAAGTTAGATGTGTGTGTCATACACGGTGTGAATAAACTGAAGGCGATTACAGTTCTTCCAAAAGCATTGAAGGGAAGTCATGTGGGAAGTAAAGGGGTTACAGTTCATAAAGGCGAAAAAATAGGCGTTACGAGCAACCGGCCGATGACGATTCAGTGTGACGGGGAAATGACGGGATCCACTCCTGCACAGATACGTCTCCAAAGAAAAGCCGTTATGGTAATAAAATAG
- a CDS encoding AAA family ATPase: MKNHPDLLKQLKESVGNVLVGKDNVVELLAISLVSSGHVLLEDVPGTGKTMLAKTLATLMDAAFNRIQFTPDVLPSDVTGIQFFNPKEQSFELRPGPVMTNILLADEINRATPRTQSSLLEVMEEFQVTIDGQTMPLPQPFIVIATQNPIESQQGTFALPEAQMDRFLMQIPVGYPTKQEEKTMLKLYKTSKPLDNLTPLISNEDITVLQEERGKIMISEAVEDYLLDIVSATRESEDIEVGVSPRGTLAFMRSVQARALLHGRSYVTPEDVKFLAPCVLGHRLVLTLESTMTRTKEDIMDRLLQGIEAPVEQGYVK, translated from the coding sequence GTGAAAAATCACCCTGACTTACTTAAACAATTAAAAGAAAGTGTGGGAAATGTTCTTGTGGGTAAAGACAATGTTGTTGAACTCCTGGCCATCAGTCTCGTTAGCAGCGGTCACGTCCTTCTTGAAGACGTACCCGGTACAGGAAAAACAATGCTCGCCAAAACCCTTGCCACCCTCATGGACGCCGCGTTTAACAGAATTCAGTTTACCCCGGATGTTCTGCCGAGTGATGTTACCGGGATTCAATTTTTCAATCCAAAGGAACAATCCTTCGAGCTCAGGCCGGGTCCTGTCATGACAAATATTCTGCTGGCTGATGAAATTAACAGAGCCACTCCCAGGACTCAGTCCAGCCTCCTTGAAGTGATGGAAGAATTTCAGGTTACAATTGATGGTCAGACAATGCCTTTACCACAACCATTCATTGTCATCGCCACCCAAAATCCAATCGAATCCCAACAAGGGACATTTGCCCTTCCCGAAGCGCAGATGGACCGTTTTCTCATGCAGATTCCTGTTGGATACCCCACAAAGCAAGAAGAGAAAACGATGCTCAAACTCTATAAAACAAGTAAACCTCTGGACAATCTTACACCACTTATTTCAAATGAAGACATTACAGTGCTTCAGGAAGAACGGGGTAAAATCATGATTAGTGAAGCGGTAGAAGATTACCTTTTGGATATCGTTTCGGCAACACGGGAATCAGAAGATATTGAAGTTGGTGTCAGCCCCAGGGGAACCCTCGCGTTCATGAGAAGTGTCCAGGCCAGGGCTTTGCTTCACGGACGCTCTTACGTCACTCCCGAAGATGTGAAATTCCTGGCTCCCTGTGTTCTCGGTCACCGCCTCGTCCTCACTCTTGAGAGCACGATGACAAGGACGAAAGAAGACATTATGGACCGGCTCCTCCAAGGCATTGAAGCCCCCGTAGAGCAAGGTTATGTAAAATGA
- a CDS encoding DUF58 domain-containing protein, whose amino-acid sequence MKQPWTRDFHYAASYTILLTMVPFLLLLAVIFREILLLGLALFFTLFVYANKWYINYVAAHLFIPHVANEVRLFPEDEGVLHVPFENRGKIPIFNGKWGFHLFDHEEAVSVLDDQQPSSYKRAFNVPSQTKREYKTYVKGVKRGISQVRSIEVVLYDVFKLSSVRMVYQGTYRGEVIVYPKPAPVENLDTHLQQSRGSHTKPHSLYEEMTMTRGSREYRTGDPFNRINWKTTARSGELQTNIYEKVTLSKWTLVLNLRAENPLIPTLQNLEDVLSQVACALQYATKQGITYEMFINVKIPGSSTGLHVEADEGKKHLMTCLEVLARLRHGQITINEQLMMKKIFEHNGTCAVFHFGTYGKTEEDYYSHASQKGTSISIITPPGLKRGRQKHEEVAT is encoded by the coding sequence ATGAAGCAGCCGTGGACAAGGGATTTCCATTATGCGGCATCCTACACGATTCTGTTAACAATGGTCCCATTCCTTCTTTTATTGGCCGTCATATTCAGGGAAATTCTCCTGCTCGGTCTTGCGCTGTTTTTTACGTTATTTGTTTACGCAAATAAATGGTACATCAATTATGTGGCCGCTCATCTCTTTATCCCCCACGTAGCAAATGAGGTGAGGCTTTTTCCTGAAGATGAAGGCGTTCTTCACGTCCCATTCGAAAACCGGGGCAAAATTCCGATTTTTAACGGAAAATGGGGCTTCCACCTTTTTGACCACGAAGAAGCTGTTTCTGTTTTGGATGATCAGCAGCCGTCATCCTATAAACGCGCCTTTAATGTCCCTTCACAAACAAAGCGTGAGTATAAAACCTACGTAAAAGGTGTGAAGCGCGGGATTTCTCAGGTGCGGTCCATTGAAGTCGTTCTTTACGATGTTTTTAAACTCAGCTCCGTCCGGATGGTTTATCAAGGTACGTACCGGGGTGAAGTCATTGTCTATCCGAAACCGGCTCCTGTTGAAAACCTGGACACGCACCTCCAGCAATCAAGGGGCAGCCACACCAAGCCTCATTCTCTCTACGAAGAGATGACGATGACCAGAGGCTCCCGGGAGTACAGAACAGGTGACCCCTTCAACCGTATCAACTGGAAGACAACCGCAAGATCCGGAGAGCTGCAAACAAATATTTATGAAAAGGTTACTCTGTCAAAATGGACATTGGTTTTAAACCTGCGGGCTGAAAATCCCTTAATACCAACTCTTCAAAATCTTGAAGACGTGTTAAGCCAGGTTGCCTGTGCACTGCAATACGCGACAAAACAAGGAATCACCTATGAGATGTTTATTAATGTAAAGATTCCCGGTTCTTCAACCGGACTTCATGTGGAAGCAGACGAAGGAAAAAAGCATCTGATGACCTGCCTTGAAGTACTTGCTAGACTGCGCCATGGCCAGATCACAATAAACGAACAGCTGATGATGAAGAAGATCTTCGAGCATAATGGTACCTGTGCTGTCTTTCATTTCGGAACGTATGGAAAAACAGAAGAAGACTATTATTCACATGCTTCACAAAAAGGAACCAGTATTTCCATTATTACACCGCCAGGGTTAAAAAGAGGGAGGCAAAAACATGAAGAAGTGGCAACCTGA
- a CDS encoding DUF4129 domain-containing protein, translating into MKKWQPDLPHWLRLSLEMWFVYLLLFPVYMDTAGYTPPIPFLAVVIAGIIVISFFIRNTKKLKYSLLSIPIVITAALLGGFHISMAIFLSFTLFWRVRAHLTGDQEGTEIKVLFLSLFTGVFYYLLFQSAPYHWLILIFLSIQFFGSLLVIAFNNTLKAATNGEQKRRQMRWTVKMLLGVGGMGLLVALFTPIITAAILFITRTFIYAVGWLMSPLLFLFTGIEGEDIVMEEGEDEGDEEAPLLFEELGNVDVDSTFIGSITFYWIVAGILFLLAFIYLIRKKTSRPVRSKDESFEEEAIRLEVEHSNWNWLKKRVTPKHDVRRSFLKLETAMAKKGLARSFPQTAEEWLLELPIEEEEKERIYSTYERVRYGEEEVSSTEHKAFKQTVSTVIKRIKRHKEDELSK; encoded by the coding sequence ATGAAGAAGTGGCAACCTGACCTCCCACACTGGCTTCGCCTCTCTCTTGAGATGTGGTTCGTTTATCTATTGCTGTTCCCTGTATATATGGACACTGCAGGGTACACACCGCCGATCCCATTCCTCGCTGTCGTAATAGCAGGGATAATTGTGATTTCCTTTTTTATCAGAAATACAAAGAAGCTGAAATATTCTCTTCTTTCTATTCCAATCGTTATCACCGCAGCACTGCTGGGAGGCTTTCATATCTCCATGGCCATTTTCCTGAGCTTCACCCTGTTTTGGCGGGTGCGGGCGCACTTGACGGGGGATCAGGAAGGAACTGAGATAAAGGTATTATTCCTCTCTCTTTTTACAGGTGTGTTTTATTATCTCCTGTTTCAAAGTGCGCCGTATCACTGGCTTATTCTTATTTTCCTATCAATCCAGTTTTTCGGTTCGCTACTGGTCATTGCTTTCAACAACACCCTCAAAGCAGCAACGAACGGTGAACAAAAAAGACGACAGATGCGCTGGACCGTCAAGATGTTACTCGGTGTCGGCGGGATGGGTCTCCTCGTGGCTTTATTTACACCGATCATTACAGCTGCGATTTTGTTTATCACACGGACCTTTATTTACGCCGTCGGATGGCTCATGAGCCCGCTCCTTTTTCTCTTTACAGGGATTGAAGGTGAGGATATTGTCATGGAAGAGGGAGAAGATGAAGGTGACGAAGAAGCCCCATTACTGTTTGAAGAATTGGGTAACGTTGATGTGGACAGTACATTTATCGGGTCCATTACTTTTTACTGGATAGTGGCAGGCATTCTTTTTCTTCTTGCCTTTATCTACTTGATCCGAAAGAAAACATCGCGACCGGTACGGAGTAAAGATGAGTCATTTGAAGAAGAAGCTATCCGCCTTGAAGTTGAGCACAGTAACTGGAACTGGCTGAAAAAGCGGGTAACACCAAAACATGATGTCCGCCGTTCATTTTTAAAACTGGAAACAGCGATGGCCAAAAAAGGGCTCGCCCGATCCTTCCCTCAAACCGCAGAAGAATGGTTATTGGAACTGCCTATCGAAGAAGAAGAAAAAGAAAGAATCTACTCAACCTATGAAAGAGTACGTTACGGAGAGGAAGAGGTTTCTTCTACTGAACATAAAGCATTTAAACAGACGGTTTCAACGGTTATAAAACGGATAAAGAGGCATAAAGAAGATGAGCTTTCCAAGTAG
- the aceA gene encoding isocitrate lyase yields the protein MNKKAEQINQEWQTNARWQGVERPYTAEEVDKLKGSITIEHTLARRGAERLWKMLNEEEFTRALGALTGNQAVQQVKAGLKAIYLSGWQVAADANLSGQMYPDQSLYPANSVPSVVKRINQALQRADQIEYSEGKTDTDWFVPIVADAEAGFGGQLNVFELMKGMIEAGAAAVHFEDQLSSEKKCGHLGGKVLLPTQQAVRNLISARLAADVMDVPTVIIARTDANAANLITSDVDPADHEFITGERTAEGFYRTRAGIDQAIARGLSYAPYADLIWCETSEPNLEEAQKFADAIHEKFPGKMLAYNCSPSFNWKKKLDDITIAQFQEELGRMGYRFQFVTLAGFHALNHSMFELAREYSQRGMAAYSELQQAEFESEQYGYTATKHQREVGTGYFDEVANVISGGTSSTTALKGSTEEEQFAK from the coding sequence ATGAACAAAAAAGCAGAGCAAATAAACCAGGAGTGGCAGACGAACGCAAGATGGCAGGGAGTAGAACGTCCTTATACTGCTGAAGAGGTAGATAAACTGAAAGGATCTATTACAATTGAGCATACCCTTGCAAGACGGGGGGCAGAGAGACTGTGGAAAATGCTGAATGAAGAAGAATTTACCCGTGCCCTTGGTGCCCTTACAGGTAACCAGGCAGTTCAGCAGGTTAAGGCAGGACTTAAAGCCATCTACCTGAGCGGGTGGCAGGTAGCAGCTGATGCTAACTTGTCCGGACAGATGTATCCGGACCAGAGTCTGTACCCGGCAAACAGTGTACCAAGTGTTGTAAAACGAATCAACCAGGCTCTTCAGCGTGCAGATCAGATTGAATACAGTGAAGGAAAAACCGACACAGACTGGTTTGTTCCGATTGTAGCTGATGCGGAAGCGGGCTTTGGCGGGCAGCTGAATGTATTTGAGCTTATGAAAGGAATGATTGAAGCAGGGGCAGCGGCTGTTCACTTCGAAGATCAGCTTTCTTCCGAGAAGAAATGCGGTCATTTGGGAGGAAAAGTGCTTCTTCCAACACAGCAGGCGGTTCGTAACTTAATTTCAGCTCGACTGGCTGCTGATGTAATGGATGTTCCTACTGTGATCATTGCCAGGACCGATGCGAATGCCGCAAACTTAATCACGAGTGATGTGGATCCTGCAGATCATGAATTCATTACAGGGGAAAGAACGGCAGAAGGTTTTTACCGGACCCGCGCCGGAATCGACCAGGCGATTGCAAGAGGACTTTCCTACGCTCCTTATGCAGATCTGATCTGGTGTGAAACATCTGAACCGAATCTTGAGGAAGCTCAGAAATTTGCAGATGCGATTCATGAAAAATTCCCGGGCAAGATGCTTGCCTATAACTGTTCACCGTCCTTTAACTGGAAGAAAAAACTGGACGATATTACGATCGCACAGTTTCAGGAAGAGCTTGGGCGTATGGGTTACCGGTTCCAGTTTGTTACCCTTGCAGGCTTCCATGCATTGAATCACAGTATGTTTGAACTTGCACGCGAATACAGCCAGCGTGGCATGGCTGCCTACTCTGAACTCCAGCAGGCTGAATTTGAAAGTGAGCAGTATGGCTATACAGCTACAAAGCACCAGCGAGAAGTAGGAACAGGCTACTTTGATGAAGTAGCCAATGTGATTTCCGGAGGAACATCTTCTACAACAGCATTGAAAGGCTCCACTGAAGAAGAGCAGTTTGCGAAATAG
- the aceB gene encoding malate synthase A: MSKGDIQFSALRNETFSEILSDGAVEFICKLHRKFEGDRQSVLKQREDTQRSIDKGELPVFLEETKSVRDSGWTVDDVPEPLQDRRVEITGPSGNKKMVINALNSGAHVFMADLEDANSPTWENQLQGQVNLYEAIRKTIDFTAPNGKEYKLNDTTATLIVRPRGWHLNEMSVEVDGTPMSGSLFDFGLYFYHNAKELLSRGLGPYFYLPKLESYKEARLWNNVFNFAQDELGVPRGTIKATVLIETLHGAFQADEILYELREHSAGLNCGRWDYIFSYIKILRNHEKYILPDRSEVTMTVNFMRAYTLYVVKTCHKRNAHAIGGMAAQIPIKNDEEANNRALEKVRADKEREVKDGHDGTWVAHPALVSVAKEVFDKYMPEANQRSKQRDDVHVTAEDLLSVPKGQITEEGLRANISVGLQYIEAWLRGFGAVPIHNLMEDVATAEISRAQVWQWIQHPEGKLEEGTDITEQLVSGFIDEELEKIKINSGDEVFSRGRFPLARNIFEQLVTQKTFTEFLTLVAYPYLDKQSEGILK, translated from the coding sequence ATGTCTAAGGGTGATATTCAGTTTTCAGCATTGCGAAATGAGACGTTTTCTGAAATTCTATCGGATGGAGCAGTTGAATTTATTTGTAAACTGCACCGGAAGTTTGAGGGTGATCGTCAATCTGTATTAAAACAGAGGGAGGACACGCAGCGTTCGATTGATAAAGGAGAGCTTCCGGTGTTTTTGGAAGAAACGAAGAGTGTGAGAGATTCGGGCTGGACAGTGGATGATGTTCCGGAACCCCTTCAGGACCGTCGGGTTGAGATCACGGGTCCGAGCGGGAATAAAAAGATGGTAATCAATGCTTTGAACTCAGGGGCTCACGTATTTATGGCAGACCTTGAAGATGCAAACTCGCCAACCTGGGAAAATCAGCTTCAGGGCCAGGTGAATTTGTACGAAGCGATTCGAAAAACGATTGATTTTACCGCACCTAACGGGAAGGAATATAAGCTTAACGATACGACTGCAACACTCATTGTCCGCCCACGGGGCTGGCATTTGAATGAAATGTCCGTTGAGGTTGACGGAACACCAATGAGCGGTTCATTATTCGATTTTGGTCTTTATTTTTATCATAATGCGAAAGAGCTGCTAAGCCGAGGGCTGGGACCGTATTTTTATCTTCCGAAGCTGGAGTCGTATAAAGAAGCCCGGCTGTGGAATAACGTCTTTAATTTTGCCCAGGATGAACTTGGAGTTCCACGGGGAACGATAAAGGCTACGGTTCTGATTGAGACCCTTCACGGCGCTTTTCAGGCAGATGAAATTCTATATGAACTGCGTGAACACAGTGCAGGACTCAACTGCGGCCGGTGGGACTATATTTTCAGCTATATTAAAATACTGAGAAACCATGAAAAGTACATTCTGCCTGATCGTTCAGAGGTAACGATGACCGTTAATTTTATGCGGGCCTATACACTGTATGTTGTGAAGACGTGTCATAAGCGGAATGCCCATGCCATCGGTGGTATGGCAGCCCAGATTCCGATTAAAAACGATGAAGAAGCCAACAATCGGGCACTTGAAAAGGTGCGTGCAGATAAGGAACGGGAAGTAAAAGACGGGCATGATGGCACGTGGGTAGCCCACCCGGCGCTCGTTTCCGTTGCAAAGGAAGTGTTTGATAAGTATATGCCAGAGGCAAATCAACGCTCAAAACAGCGTGATGATGTTCATGTAACGGCAGAAGATCTTCTCAGTGTACCAAAGGGACAGATCACGGAAGAGGGACTTCGTGCCAACATAAGTGTCGGTCTTCAGTACATCGAAGCGTGGCTTAGAGGGTTTGGGGCTGTACCGATTCATAACCTGATGGAGGATGTAGCGACTGCTGAAATTTCAAGGGCACAGGTCTGGCAGTGGATCCAGCATCCTGAAGGAAAGCTTGAAGAGGGAACTGACATTACCGAACAGCTTGTGAGCGGCTTTATTGACGAAGAGCTTGAAAAAATCAAGATAAATTCGGGTGACGAAGTCTTTTCACGGGGAAGGTTTCCCCTGGCCAGGAATATTTTTGAGCAGCTTGTCACGCAGAAAACATTTACTGAGTTTTTAACACTTGTAGCTTATCCATATCTTGATAAACAATCGGAGGGGATCTTAAAATGA
- a CDS encoding phosphate/phosphite/phosphonate ABC transporter substrate-binding protein, giving the protein MKKILMMSVGVMALSLAACGNGDEEDALVMGFVPSSDSDNIASTVEPLADELSEILGRPVEGSVMVNYSGLVEAMGSGNVDIGFLPALGYVQGEERYGFEVILKSERNGEDSYRAQFVVHEESGIDNIEDLEGKSWVYPDPASPAGFLFPATHLAENYGVEDVQSFFGEEFQAGSNDGALVSVYEGEADVATTFEDARSVLTDDYPDIMDTLKVIEYTEAIPNDTITLIEELDEDLKAEIKEAFLSFNENEEMIQIMNDVYRWDGIIEADPSDYDIVRDAYNLFRDDISLD; this is encoded by the coding sequence ATGAAGAAAATATTGATGATGAGCGTCGGGGTTATGGCACTGTCTCTCGCAGCCTGCGGAAACGGGGATGAAGAGGACGCACTGGTAATGGGGTTTGTACCTTCTTCCGACTCAGATAACATTGCTTCTACAGTTGAACCGCTGGCAGACGAGTTATCCGAGATCCTGGGGCGGCCTGTGGAAGGCTCTGTAATGGTTAACTATTCCGGACTGGTTGAAGCCATGGGAAGCGGAAATGTGGACATCGGCTTTCTTCCTGCGCTCGGTTACGTGCAGGGTGAAGAACGCTATGGATTTGAAGTTATTTTGAAATCTGAACGAAACGGGGAAGATTCCTACCGTGCCCAGTTTGTCGTTCATGAAGAAAGCGGCATTGACAATATTGAAGATTTAGAGGGAAAGTCGTGGGTATATCCTGATCCCGCTTCTCCTGCAGGATTTTTGTTCCCGGCTACGCACCTTGCTGAAAACTACGGTGTTGAAGACGTGCAGAGCTTTTTCGGTGAGGAATTCCAGGCCGGTTCCAATGACGGGGCTTTAGTAAGTGTGTATGAAGGGGAAGCAGATGTAGCGACAACATTTGAAGATGCCCGTTCTGTTCTTACTGATGATTATCCGGACATTATGGACACGCTGAAGGTTATTGAATACACAGAAGCGATTCCAAACGACACGATCACTCTGATTGAAGAGCTCGATGAAGACCTTAAAGCAGAAATTAAAGAAGCTTTTCTTTCCTTCAACGAAAATGAAGAAATGATTCAGATTATGAACGATGTTTATCGCTGGGACGGCATCATTGAAGCTGATCCAAGTGACTACGACATCGTCCGTGACGCTTACAATTTGTTCCGTGATGATATTTCACTGGATTAA
- the dat gene encoding D-amino-acid transaminase, with protein MSIGFINGKYVALDEKAVPIEERGHQFGDGVYEVIRYYNGEGFMLEEHLERLEKSAEAIRIDLEGGIDSIRTIIEEGVKKAAIPDCSVYLQITRGAAERNHLFPKDVPPSVSMTIKPMAPFSKEMLNNGVSVITHPDERWANCYIKSLNLLPNILAKQAAAEKHAYEAILYKDGKVTECSSSTIFIVLNDTVITTPLSKQILPGITRMAVKEICEKAAIRFEEREYTTEELFSADEVFLTSTTSEVLPVTHIDDRKVAEGTPGNLTTLLMELFKAKTGQ; from the coding sequence ATGAGCATTGGATTTATAAACGGCAAGTACGTAGCACTGGATGAGAAAGCTGTCCCTATTGAGGAAAGGGGTCACCAGTTTGGTGATGGTGTATACGAAGTAATCCGTTATTACAACGGAGAAGGATTTATGCTTGAGGAGCACCTGGAACGGCTGGAAAAGAGTGCAGAGGCGATCCGGATCGATCTTGAAGGGGGGATTGATTCCATCCGCACCATTATTGAAGAAGGGGTAAAAAAAGCGGCAATTCCCGATTGCAGTGTATATCTGCAGATCACTCGGGGGGCAGCTGAACGGAACCACCTTTTCCCAAAGGATGTTCCCCCATCTGTTTCCATGACCATAAAACCGATGGCGCCTTTTAGTAAAGAAATGCTGAACAATGGTGTATCTGTCATTACACACCCGGATGAGAGATGGGCAAACTGTTATATTAAATCCCTGAACCTGCTTCCCAATATTCTTGCCAAACAAGCTGCAGCAGAAAAACACGCCTATGAAGCCATTCTGTACAAAGATGGCAAAGTAACAGAATGCTCGTCGTCTACTATCTTTATCGTATTAAACGACACCGTCATTACGACACCGCTGTCAAAGCAGATTCTGCCGGGAATTACCCGCATGGCTGTAAAAGAGATTTGTGAAAAAGCGGCAATCAGGTTTGAGGAACGGGAGTACACGACTGAAGAACTGTTCAGCGCTGACGAAGTATTCTTAACGAGTACCACGTCTGAAGTGCTTCCTGTAACACATATAGATGACAGGAAGGTTGCGGAGGGGACCCCGGGAAATCTGACTACGCTTTTAATGGAACTGTTCAAAGCAAAAACCGGACAATGA
- a CDS encoding TM2 domain-containing protein gives MVQSEFEKKQKSKLIMYLLWWFTGVLGGHRFYLGDVGYGVALLLFGWLTLFIWPLIDVFFIGKRLEQMNDHLENDIIHQVKGYTQEAAH, from the coding sequence ATGGTACAGAGTGAATTTGAAAAGAAGCAGAAAAGTAAACTGATTATGTACTTATTATGGTGGTTCACCGGGGTTCTGGGTGGTCACCGCTTTTACCTGGGAGATGTAGGTTACGGAGTAGCTCTTCTTCTCTTCGGCTGGCTTACCTTATTTATCTGGCCCCTGATCGATGTTTTCTTTATCGGGAAACGCCTCGAGCAAATGAATGACCACTTGGAAAATGATATCATACATCAGGTCAAAGGCTATACACAGGAAGCTGCTCATTAG